One region of Chlamydia psittaci 6BC genomic DNA includes:
- the waaA gene encoding lipid IV(A) 3-deoxy-D-manno-octulosonic acid transferase, whose translation MIKGRRTKLHTFLYDCFLIFAFMVGLPRILYKRFVHGKYTKSLGIRFGFKKPEVPGTGPVAWFHGASVGETALLLPLLKRFMKEYPEWRCVVTSCTESGHENAHRLFGPLGVTTFILPLDLSIIIKPVVRAISPSLLVFSEGDCWLNFIEEAKRLGATAVIINGKLSANSCKRFTILKRFGRNYFSPVDGFLLQDEQHKARFLQLGVDKEKIQVTGNIKTYTETLSENNQRDYWREKLQLAQDTELLVLGSVHPKDVEVWLPVVRELRRNLKVLWVPRHIERSKELEALLSKENISYGLWSKEATFAQHDAIIVDAIGWLKQLYSAADLAFVGGTFDDRIGGHNLLEPLQCGVPLIFGPHIQSQSDLAERLLSMGAGCCLDKTNIVKVITFLLDHPEERAAYIQKGAMFLHEEKVAFDRTWESFKRYIPCVKI comes from the coding sequence ATGATCAAAGGTCGACGTACTAAGCTACATACTTTCCTCTACGATTGTTTTTTAATCTTCGCATTTATGGTGGGGCTTCCTAGGATTCTGTATAAGAGATTCGTGCATGGGAAGTATACCAAGTCATTAGGTATTCGTTTTGGTTTTAAGAAACCAGAAGTTCCAGGAACGGGGCCCGTAGCTTGGTTTCATGGAGCTTCTGTAGGTGAGACAGCTCTTCTTCTTCCCTTATTAAAACGGTTCATGAAAGAATATCCGGAATGGCGTTGTGTTGTGACTTCTTGTACCGAATCCGGACATGAGAATGCTCACAGGTTGTTTGGACCTCTCGGAGTGACAACTTTTATTTTACCTTTAGATTTAAGTATAATTATTAAACCGGTTGTTCGTGCGATATCCCCATCTTTATTAGTTTTTTCTGAGGGAGACTGTTGGCTGAATTTTATTGAAGAGGCCAAAAGGCTAGGCGCTACTGCCGTGATTATTAATGGGAAGCTTTCCGCTAATTCTTGTAAACGCTTCACCATTTTAAAACGTTTCGGTAGGAACTATTTTTCCCCTGTAGACGGCTTTTTACTACAAGATGAGCAGCATAAAGCACGTTTTTTGCAGCTGGGTGTTGATAAAGAGAAAATACAAGTTACGGGAAATATCAAGACGTATACAGAAACACTATCTGAAAATAACCAGCGGGATTATTGGAGAGAAAAATTACAATTAGCTCAAGATACGGAGTTGCTTGTCTTAGGTTCTGTACATCCTAAAGATGTTGAGGTTTGGCTTCCTGTAGTTCGGGAATTACGTAGGAATTTAAAAGTTCTTTGGGTACCTCGACATATTGAGAGATCCAAAGAATTAGAAGCTCTCTTGAGTAAAGAAAATATTTCTTATGGTTTGTGGAGTAAAGAAGCGACATTTGCTCAGCATGACGCCATTATTGTAGATGCTATTGGTTGGTTAAAACAATTGTATTCTGCCGCTGATCTTGCTTTTGTAGGTGGTACATTTGATGATAGGATAGGCGGACATAATTTATTAGAGCCGTTGCAATGTGGTGTGCCGTTAATTTTTGGCCCGCATATCCAATCCCAGTCAGATTTAGCAGAGCGTCTGTTGTCCATGGGTGCAGGTTGTTGTTTAGACAAGACCAATATAGTCAAAGTGATCACATTTTTATTAGATCATCCCGAGGAAAGAGCAGCTTATATTCAGAAAGGTGCAATGTTTTTACATGAAGAGAAAGTCGCTTTTGATCGCACCTGGGAATCTTTTAAAAGATATATCCCTTGTGTAAAAATATAG
- the leuS gene encoding leucine--tRNA ligase yields MRYDPSLVEKKWQQFWKEHKSFKADETADKPKYYVLDMFPYPSGAGLHVGHLIGYTATDIVARYKRAKGFSVLHPMGWDSFGLPAEQYAVRTGTHPRETTKKNIENFRKQLSAMGFSYDEGREFATSDPDYYRWTQKLFLFLYEKGLAYMADMAVNYCEELGTVLANEEVENGLSVEGGYPVERRMLRQWILRITAYSDQLLQGLEDLDWPENVKQLQRNWIGKSEGALVRFEVDNGNFLSVFTTRPDTLCGVSFLVMAPEHPEINHLVSEEQRSAVENYIRCVQSKSERERISETKVKSGVFIGAYAKHPITGAPLPIWVSDYVIMGYGSGVVMGVPAHDERDREFANAFALPISEVLDDNGQCIHSNHGDFLLNGLRGKEASDYVIAYLQKKNLGEGKVVYKLRDWLFSRQRYWGEPIPIIHFEDGTCRPLEDDELPLLPPEIQDYRPKGFGQGPLANVKEWVEIHDVKTNRKGRRETHTMPQWAGSCWYYLRFCDAHNSQAPWSNENERYWMPVDLYIGGAEHAVLHLLYSRFWHRVFYEAGLVSTPEPFKKLINQGLVLATSYRIPGKGYVHPEDVREDNGKWTTASGEELEVRQEKMSKSKLNGVDPQTLIDEFGADALRMYAMFSGPLDKNKLWCNHGVSGCRRFLNRFYELVTSSAVQDVDDPKGMALAHKLVHRVGEDIEKMSLNTIPSSFMEFINEFTKLDTYPKSALAMVVRALAPIAPHISEELWTILGYAPGIDKAEWPEVDPKYLEDASVTFVIQVNGKLRARLDIDKNTSQEDILSAARESVAKYLEDKEIKKEVFVPNRLVNFVL; encoded by the coding sequence ATGCGGTACGATCCTAGTTTAGTAGAAAAGAAGTGGCAGCAATTTTGGAAGGAACACAAGAGCTTTAAGGCAGACGAAACTGCGGATAAGCCTAAATATTATGTATTGGATATGTTCCCCTATCCTTCTGGAGCAGGCTTGCATGTCGGACATCTTATAGGGTATACCGCGACAGATATTGTCGCACGATACAAGAGAGCTAAAGGATTTTCAGTTTTACATCCTATGGGGTGGGATAGCTTTGGCCTGCCTGCAGAACAATATGCTGTGAGAACAGGAACACATCCTAGGGAAACTACAAAAAAAAATATAGAGAATTTTAGAAAGCAACTTTCTGCTATGGGGTTTTCCTATGACGAGGGGAGAGAGTTTGCTACTAGTGACCCTGATTACTACCGTTGGACTCAAAAGCTCTTCCTTTTTCTATATGAAAAGGGGCTTGCCTATATGGCAGATATGGCAGTCAACTATTGTGAAGAGTTGGGGACTGTTTTAGCTAATGAAGAGGTAGAGAATGGTTTATCCGTAGAGGGAGGGTATCCTGTAGAGCGTAGAATGTTGCGCCAATGGATTTTACGCATTACAGCGTATTCAGATCAGCTATTGCAGGGTTTAGAGGATTTAGATTGGCCAGAAAATGTTAAACAGCTCCAGAGAAATTGGATAGGGAAGTCGGAAGGTGCTCTCGTACGCTTTGAAGTAGATAACGGAAACTTTTTGTCAGTATTTACTACACGTCCTGATACTTTATGTGGCGTATCGTTTCTCGTTATGGCTCCAGAACATCCTGAGATAAATCACCTAGTTTCTGAGGAACAGCGTAGTGCTGTAGAAAACTATATTCGCTGTGTGCAAAGTAAAAGCGAACGTGAACGTATCAGTGAAACTAAAGTAAAAAGCGGAGTGTTTATAGGAGCCTATGCTAAGCATCCGATCACAGGTGCTCCTTTACCTATCTGGGTTTCAGATTACGTGATCATGGGATATGGTTCCGGAGTGGTTATGGGCGTCCCTGCTCATGATGAAAGAGATCGCGAGTTTGCCAACGCATTTGCTCTACCTATTTCTGAGGTGCTTGATGACAACGGACAGTGTATCCATAGTAATCATGGGGATTTTCTTCTCAATGGCCTGAGAGGCAAAGAAGCTAGCGATTATGTGATTGCTTATTTGCAGAAGAAGAATTTGGGAGAAGGTAAAGTTGTTTATAAGCTGCGTGATTGGCTATTTTCTCGCCAAAGGTATTGGGGAGAGCCAATTCCTATTATTCATTTTGAAGATGGGACATGCCGTCCTTTAGAAGATGATGAACTTCCTTTACTTCCTCCTGAAATTCAAGACTACCGCCCCAAGGGTTTTGGTCAAGGGCCATTGGCAAATGTCAAAGAGTGGGTAGAAATTCATGATGTAAAAACTAACCGTAAGGGAAGACGTGAAACACATACGATGCCTCAATGGGCAGGATCTTGCTGGTATTACCTACGTTTTTGTGATGCGCATAATTCTCAAGCACCTTGGTCTAATGAAAATGAACGCTACTGGATGCCTGTAGATCTGTATATTGGAGGGGCAGAACACGCAGTTTTGCACTTACTGTATTCTCGCTTTTGGCATCGGGTGTTTTATGAAGCCGGATTGGTCTCGACTCCAGAACCCTTTAAAAAGTTAATCAATCAAGGTTTAGTTCTTGCTACATCATACCGAATTCCTGGTAAGGGGTATGTTCATCCTGAAGACGTTCGAGAGGATAACGGCAAATGGACTACTGCTTCTGGAGAAGAATTAGAAGTCCGTCAGGAGAAGATGTCGAAGTCTAAGTTAAATGGGGTGGATCCTCAAACCCTAATAGATGAGTTCGGCGCTGATGCGTTGCGTATGTATGCTATGTTTTCAGGACCGTTAGATAAAAATAAGCTTTGGTGTAATCACGGTGTTTCCGGCTGTAGACGCTTTTTAAATCGTTTTTATGAGTTAGTTACTTCCTCTGCTGTGCAAGATGTTGATGATCCTAAGGGAATGGCTCTTGCGCACAAACTAGTACATAGGGTTGGGGAAGATATAGAAAAAATGTCTTTAAATACCATACCATCTTCGTTTATGGAATTCATAAATGAATTTACAAAGCTTGATACTTATCCTAAATCTGCTTTAGCTATGGTCGTGCGAGCCTTAGCTCCTATAGCTCCGCATATCAGTGAGGAGTTGTGGACAATTTTAGGCTATGCTCCTGGTATAGACAAGGCAGAGTGGCCAGAGGTAGACCCTAAATATTTAGAAGACGCTTCCGTAACCTTTGTAATACAGGTAAATGGAAAGTTAAGAGCACGTTTAGATATTGATAAGAACACTTCACAAGAAGACATCTTGTCCGCAGCAAGAGAGTCCGTCGCTAAATATCTAGAAGATAAAGAAATTAAAAAAGAAGTTTTTGTTCCTAATAGATTGGTGAATTTCGTTCTATGA
- a CDS encoding alpha/beta hydrolase, translating into MSKLFAFIFLFFIVANASQAESIKIPGFPEIPESLIVINRTQTPKNEICRAVNIQSGKHNLVGTLHLPTTPMPEGGYPTVILFHGFRGSTVGGLTGSYRKLARALVESGIACVRFDMAGCGNSEGIAHEVPIQTYLRNGEDILSTVIQYPEVHPFRLGIASFSLGCHTALHLAQFYCPSQFQIRAISLWAPVADGAILFKEMYESVNDNTSIVDNLGKDFGFGTAPLVICEEDVSAFLSLQDHIVLNSLPTRIPILHLQGREDNLVSLTQRDLFKNTAPGNTEFKIYENTDHNLGTSPHMQEIIRDIVKYFHSHL; encoded by the coding sequence ATGAGCAAACTATTCGCATTTATTTTTTTGTTTTTCATAGTAGCTAATGCATCTCAAGCTGAATCAATTAAAATCCCTGGGTTCCCAGAAATCCCTGAGAGCTTGATTGTAATTAACAGAACGCAGACTCCAAAAAACGAAATCTGCCGGGCTGTAAATATACAAAGTGGTAAGCATAACCTTGTAGGCACACTCCACTTACCAACGACTCCTATGCCTGAAGGTGGTTATCCTACTGTTATTTTATTTCACGGATTCCGTGGAAGTACAGTCGGTGGCTTGACAGGATCTTATAGAAAGCTTGCACGCGCTCTAGTTGAGTCGGGTATAGCTTGTGTACGCTTTGACATGGCTGGGTGCGGAAATAGCGAGGGTATTGCTCATGAAGTGCCTATTCAAACCTATCTCAGAAACGGTGAGGATATTCTTAGTACTGTAATCCAGTACCCTGAAGTTCATCCTTTTAGGCTGGGTATTGCCTCTTTCTCTCTAGGGTGCCACACTGCTTTACATCTGGCACAATTTTACTGTCCTTCCCAATTTCAGATTCGTGCAATCAGCCTCTGGGCTCCAGTTGCTGATGGAGCAATTTTATTTAAAGAAATGTATGAGTCGGTGAACGACAATACGAGTATTGTGGATAACCTGGGAAAGGATTTCGGATTTGGCACGGCTCCTTTAGTCATTTGCGAAGAAGACGTGAGCGCTTTTCTCTCTCTTCAAGATCATATTGTTTTGAACTCTCTTCCTACAAGAATCCCTATTTTACATCTACAGGGTAGAGAAGATAACTTAGTATCTTTAACTCAAAGAGACTTATTTAAAAATACAGCTCCAGGGAATACAGAGTTTAAAATCTATGAAAATACGGATCACAATTTAGGTACGTCTCCCCATATGCAGGAGATCATTCGAGATATAGTCAAATACTTCCATAGCCATCTATAG
- a CDS encoding FAD-dependent oxidoreductase, whose protein sequence is MTDVLVIGANPTGLILANMLIQHGILAKVIDHRDSADEPDFIDLRDLPVVLSCSSLELLDNAGLIDDFVEKGHKLFGARYHWKKRTVLFKFNQASESRFPFALSTSYQEFTKHLIRKFEENGGAIHWGTRPVTLVDNSIFIESTKTSQNFENREIYNPKWVIASEADSDPDIRDLFKNQLKPRKQVKEVLFVDCDEGEPFEESHIHLVPSSKSFLNFVFYNHKKGTKQLCLSNTSYPLSVKQKQKLLYNYNLAVTDEHHHIKSVLHQYPADHNNFLFVGNLANNLNFSYLTGINSNIHTAFNLTWKLIPVVKKAASKYLITAKEHEIGNILPHLSEKRQGRAKNLLFSNLYAPALMYYFLKGCRQLDVSGGEYYYPPHKALKYQNSDIIKMSSQDKEILGPGPGMRAINAQLDNGSYLLDSLKSTKHLLIFFKERTDLEQALKEEYGEWLEVIVTKDQKIANLYHANPDSLFIIRPDCYIGYRTHKFKLHELISYLLRIFATEKID, encoded by the coding sequence ATGACAGATGTATTAGTCATAGGCGCCAACCCCACAGGTCTCATTTTAGCAAACATGCTCATTCAGCACGGCATTCTTGCAAAAGTGATCGACCATCGGGATTCTGCAGATGAACCCGATTTTATAGATCTTAGGGATCTTCCTGTTGTTTTATCATGCTCTTCTTTAGAACTTCTAGATAATGCAGGTTTAATCGATGACTTCGTAGAAAAAGGGCATAAACTCTTCGGAGCCCGCTATCATTGGAAAAAGCGCACTGTATTGTTCAAGTTTAATCAAGCATCAGAATCGCGTTTTCCGTTTGCTTTATCCACTTCTTATCAAGAGTTTACCAAACACTTGATTCGTAAGTTCGAGGAAAATGGTGGAGCGATCCATTGGGGAACACGTCCTGTGACTTTGGTAGACAATAGCATTTTTATTGAGAGTACGAAAACATCACAAAATTTCGAAAATCGGGAAATTTACAACCCGAAATGGGTTATTGCCAGCGAAGCTGACAGTGATCCTGACATTCGCGATCTATTTAAAAATCAATTAAAACCTCGGAAGCAAGTAAAAGAAGTCCTTTTTGTTGATTGTGATGAAGGGGAACCTTTTGAAGAAAGCCATATTCACCTGGTTCCTAGCTCAAAAAGTTTCTTAAATTTTGTTTTTTATAATCACAAGAAAGGCACTAAGCAGTTGTGTCTTAGCAATACTTCTTACCCCCTATCAGTAAAGCAAAAGCAGAAATTACTCTATAATTACAATCTTGCTGTTACTGATGAACATCACCATATCAAATCTGTTCTTCATCAGTATCCTGCAGACCATAACAACTTTCTATTTGTGGGTAATTTAGCTAATAATCTGAATTTTTCTTATCTTACAGGAATAAATTCCAATATCCATACAGCTTTTAACTTAACATGGAAGCTTATCCCTGTGGTAAAAAAGGCTGCCTCAAAATACCTCATCACAGCTAAAGAACATGAGATTGGGAACATTCTTCCGCATCTTAGCGAAAAGAGGCAAGGACGAGCTAAAAATCTATTATTCTCCAATCTTTATGCACCCGCTCTGATGTATTATTTTTTAAAGGGTTGCCGTCAATTGGATGTTTCTGGAGGAGAGTATTACTATCCCCCCCATAAGGCATTGAAATATCAAAATAGCGATATTATTAAGATGTCTTCACAAGATAAAGAAATTCTTGGTCCAGGTCCTGGCATGCGAGCCATTAATGCTCAACTGGATAATGGCAGCTATCTACTAGACAGTTTAAAAAGTACCAAACACTTACTCATCTTCTTTAAAGAACGTACGGATCTAGAGCAAGCTCTTAAAGAAGAGTATGGTGAATGGTTAGAGGTCATTGTGACTAAAGATCAAAAGATTGCTAATCTTTATCATGCAAATCCGGATTCATTATTTATTATCCGTCCCGATTGTTACATCGGCTATAGAACTCATAAATTCAAGTTACATGAACTTATCTCCTATCTATTGCGGATATTCGCAACAGAAAAAATAGATTAA
- the ligA gene encoding NAD-dependent DNA ligase LigA, whose protein sequence is MQSTYSREQYLSLCKDIEEDDYRYYVLHNPTISDYDYDMKMRQLLSIEAQHPEWKVLWSPSMRLGDRASGSFPIVAHAHPMLSIANAYTLEELYEFFSRMEKALGYTPKYTLEIKIDGIAVALRYEQRVLLQALSRGNGRKGEDITANIRTIRTLPLRLSKEAPEFLEVRGEVFFSRATFRQINAAQRQAEKPEFANPRNAAGGTLKLLSAKEAAQRNLEISIYGSLAEENKRSHYENLLLCREWGFPVLGQPRQCQTIDEVVASLHEIEALRDQLPMEIDGVVIKVDDIEDQKVLGMTAKHYRWALAYKYAPERAETILEDILVQVGRTGVLTPVAKLRPVVLSGSRVSRASLYNEDEIERKDIRIGDTVYVEKGGEIIPQVVGVCLEKRPEGSQPWVMPEYCPVCHGKVTRESDKVSVRCTNPLCSAGVIEKIRFFCGRDALDIDHLGEKVVTKLFDLGCIHRRCDIFQITEEDLRHVPGFKDKSIRNVLKSIEKAKSVPLDRFLTALGIPYVGIGGANALAQHFLSLESVMSASLDDLKSVEGIGDKVAESIVAYFNQPEHREEIQIMLSLGVHVLPYRRESSSCLGKTFVITGSLEKLTRSEAETYIRNCGGKVGSSVSKNTDYLVVGKDPGSKLQKAQELEIPILSEDELLKILY, encoded by the coding sequence ATGCAAAGTACATATTCCAGAGAACAATATCTCTCTCTGTGTAAAGATATCGAAGAAGATGATTATCGCTATTATGTTCTTCATAATCCCACAATCTCAGATTATGACTATGATATGAAAATGCGGCAGCTTCTTTCTATAGAAGCGCAGCATCCTGAATGGAAGGTATTATGGTCTCCATCGATGCGTCTTGGGGATCGAGCTTCAGGAAGCTTTCCTATTGTAGCTCATGCCCACCCCATGCTTTCTATTGCTAATGCCTATACTTTAGAAGAGCTTTATGAGTTCTTTTCCCGTATGGAGAAAGCGTTGGGGTATACCCCGAAATACACTCTAGAAATAAAAATAGATGGTATTGCCGTAGCTCTTCGTTATGAGCAGAGAGTCCTTTTACAAGCTTTAAGCCGTGGGAATGGACGTAAGGGAGAGGATATCACAGCAAATATCCGTACGATACGCACGCTTCCCCTACGTTTATCAAAAGAGGCTCCAGAATTTCTAGAAGTTCGAGGTGAAGTATTTTTTTCACGAGCAACTTTTCGTCAGATTAATGCGGCACAAAGGCAAGCGGAGAAACCTGAATTTGCTAATCCAAGAAATGCTGCTGGTGGCACTTTGAAATTGTTGTCTGCTAAGGAAGCAGCACAAAGAAACTTAGAAATTTCTATTTATGGATCGTTGGCAGAAGAGAATAAGCGATCACATTATGAGAATCTCCTGTTGTGTAGAGAGTGGGGATTCCCCGTATTGGGTCAGCCACGTCAATGCCAAACTATCGATGAAGTCGTCGCCTCTCTCCATGAGATAGAAGCTTTGCGAGATCAACTTCCCATGGAAATCGATGGTGTGGTGATCAAAGTAGATGATATAGAAGATCAAAAAGTCTTGGGAATGACGGCGAAGCATTATCGCTGGGCACTCGCATACAAGTATGCGCCAGAACGCGCTGAAACTATTTTAGAAGATATCTTAGTTCAAGTAGGCAGAACGGGAGTATTGACCCCAGTGGCTAAGCTGCGACCTGTAGTTTTGTCAGGATCTAGAGTTTCTAGGGCTTCTCTATACAATGAAGATGAAATTGAGAGAAAAGACATCCGTATAGGTGACACCGTATATGTAGAGAAGGGCGGAGAAATTATTCCTCAAGTTGTTGGTGTTTGCCTGGAAAAGCGTCCGGAAGGCTCACAGCCTTGGGTTATGCCCGAATACTGTCCTGTGTGTCATGGGAAGGTAACTCGCGAATCCGATAAAGTTTCTGTTCGTTGTACGAACCCCCTGTGTTCTGCAGGAGTTATTGAAAAAATCCGCTTTTTTTGTGGAAGAGACGCTTTAGATATTGATCATCTTGGTGAAAAGGTTGTTACGAAGCTATTTGATTTAGGGTGTATTCATCGACGCTGTGATATTTTTCAAATCACTGAAGAAGATCTCCGCCATGTTCCAGGATTTAAAGATAAATCCATAAGAAACGTCCTTAAAAGTATAGAGAAAGCTAAAAGTGTGCCTTTAGATCGTTTTCTTACTGCTTTGGGTATTCCTTATGTGGGTATAGGCGGAGCCAACGCTCTTGCACAACATTTTCTTTCTTTAGAGTCTGTGATGTCTGCCTCTTTGGATGATCTAAAATCTGTAGAGGGAATTGGAGATAAAGTTGCAGAATCTATAGTTGCTTATTTTAATCAACCAGAACATCGCGAAGAGATTCAAATAATGCTTTCTCTAGGGGTGCATGTTTTACCTTACCGCAGGGAAAGTTCTTCGTGTTTAGGGAAAACCTTCGTAATTACGGGCAGTCTTGAAAAATTGACGAGATCCGAAGCAGAAACTTACATTCGCAATTGTGGAGGTAAGGTAGGTTCTTCCGTGTCTAAAAACACCGACTATCTTGTTGTGGGCAAGGATCCTGGGTCCAAGTTACAAAAGGCCCAAGAACTGGAAATTCCCATTCTTAGTGAGGATGAGCTGTTAAAAATTCTTTACTAA
- a CDS encoding SUMF1/EgtB/PvdO family nonheme iron enzyme: MESEQNIGIEFLGDYKILCYLRKDLWCQDILAEHRFIKKRYILKLLHSEFSSSEAFMNAFHETIIKLATIKHPGILSIENVSQADNQYFLVTEEKEVPTLSLSQYLSSFPQGLSELEIQEIVVQLAEVLDYAHSRGLVHGGLSLDSVHVDLSGESPTVFLPELGFSFLLKDHYTQHLLTKFPERSSLDKLKELLVFQAPEPMSGTISEDVYAFGVIVYFLLFRKFPQGVFPLPSEAFPDYIYSWDQLIKSCLSYSIDKRPRKLTPLIVKKTLGEQLLTAKMQCKEEQLREISDEPQVPSVANIYREGESRIHQESSDHSAFVLVEAKSIDEAMDTSVDSKEEVVREDESYANALQSLLIREPVVSRYVEEEKEEVKPQPLFTEMVFIEGGTFIRGSREGQRDEHPVHEIFLQSFFLDIHPVTNEQFVRYLECSGSEQDKYYNELIRLKDSRIQRRSGKLVIEPGYAKHPVVGVTWYGASGYAAWVGKRLPTEAEWEVAAYGGVAQQRYPCGEEIDKSLANFFSSDTTAVMSYPANAYGLYDMAGNVYEWCEDWYSYDFYELSAQESHAPQGPAQGVYRVLRGGCWKSLKDDLRCAHRHRNNPGAVNSTYGFRCAKGVK, encoded by the coding sequence ATGGAAAGCGAGCAGAATATTGGAATTGAGTTTTTAGGTGACTATAAGATTCTCTGTTATTTGCGAAAGGACTTATGGTGCCAAGATATCCTTGCTGAGCACCGTTTTATAAAAAAACGGTATATTTTAAAACTACTGCATTCGGAATTTTCCTCATCAGAAGCATTTATGAATGCTTTTCATGAAACTATTATAAAATTAGCAACAATAAAACATCCTGGCATTCTCTCTATAGAAAATGTTTCACAAGCAGATAATCAGTATTTTTTAGTCACTGAAGAAAAAGAAGTTCCCACGCTTTCCTTAAGTCAATATCTTTCTAGTTTCCCTCAGGGATTATCAGAGTTAGAAATTCAAGAGATTGTTGTACAGTTGGCAGAGGTTTTAGATTATGCACACTCTAGAGGGTTAGTTCATGGTGGCCTGAGTTTAGACTCTGTACATGTGGATCTTTCAGGAGAGTCTCCTACGGTGTTTTTACCTGAGTTAGGATTTTCTTTTTTGCTCAAGGATCACTATACTCAGCATCTTTTAACAAAGTTTCCAGAGAGATCATCTTTAGATAAGTTAAAGGAATTACTTGTATTTCAAGCTCCAGAACCTATGTCAGGAACAATTTCTGAAGATGTTTATGCTTTTGGAGTGATTGTTTACTTTTTATTATTTAGAAAGTTCCCTCAGGGAGTCTTTCCTTTGCCATCGGAAGCTTTCCCTGATTACATTTATTCATGGGATCAATTAATTAAATCCTGTTTGAGTTATTCTATAGATAAAAGACCCAGGAAACTGACTCCCTTAATTGTAAAAAAAACACTGGGAGAACAGCTCCTTACTGCGAAAATGCAGTGTAAGGAAGAACAATTGAGGGAAATCAGTGACGAACCGCAGGTCCCTAGCGTTGCGAATATTTACCGGGAAGGTGAGAGCAGAATACATCAAGAATCTTCTGATCATTCAGCCTTTGTTCTTGTAGAAGCAAAATCTATAGACGAAGCTATGGATACTTCTGTAGATTCTAAGGAAGAGGTAGTTAGGGAAGACGAAAGCTATGCTAATGCATTGCAGTCCTTATTAATACGCGAGCCTGTGGTTAGCCGTTATGTAGAAGAAGAAAAAGAAGAGGTGAAACCTCAACCCTTGTTCACAGAAATGGTATTTATCGAGGGAGGAACTTTTATCCGGGGGAGTCGTGAAGGACAACGAGACGAACATCCTGTACATGAGATTTTCCTGCAGAGCTTTTTCTTAGATATCCATCCTGTGACTAATGAACAATTTGTGCGTTATTTAGAATGTTCGGGAAGTGAACAGGATAAATATTATAATGAGCTTATCCGTCTTAAAGATTCACGAATACAACGGCGTTCAGGCAAGCTGGTTATCGAGCCAGGTTATGCTAAACATCCTGTTGTTGGTGTTACTTGGTACGGTGCTTCTGGCTATGCTGCTTGGGTAGGGAAGCGTCTCCCTACAGAAGCTGAATGGGAAGTAGCCGCGTATGGAGGTGTTGCTCAACAGCGTTATCCTTGTGGTGAAGAAATAGATAAGAGCCTGGCGAATTTCTTTAGTTCTGATACAACAGCAGTCATGAGTTATCCTGCCAATGCCTATGGATTATATGATATGGCAGGAAACGTCTACGAGTGGTGTGAAGATTGGTATAGCTATGATTTCTATGAACTTTCTGCTCAAGAATCACACGCGCCTCAAGGCCCTGCTCAAGGAGTGTACCGCGTCTTGCGTGGGGGATGCTGGAAAAGCTTAAAAGATGATCTCCGTTGTGCTCATCGTCATCGTAATAATCCTGGTGCGGTAAATAGTACCTATGGCTTCCGCTGCGCAAAAGGAGTTAAGTAA